From Oryza sativa Japonica Group chromosome 4, ASM3414082v1, one genomic window encodes:
- the LOC4337175 gene encoding cullin-3B: MNSQKKRSPKIEPFRHRVDADPKSFDKSWKKLEDAIREIYNHNASGLSFEELYRTAYNLVLHKHGLKLYDKLTENLKGHLKEMCRSIEDAQGSLFLEELQRRWADHNKALQMIRDILMYMDRTFIATNKKTPVFDLGLELWRDIVVRTPKIHGRLLDTLLELIHRERMGEMINRGLMRSTTKMLMDLGSSVYHDDFEKPFLEVSASFYSGESQQFIECCDCGEYLKKAERRLAEELERVSQYMDAKTADKITSVVDTEMLANHMQRLILMENSGLVNMLVDDKHEDLSRMYNLFKRVPDGHSTIRSVMASHVKESGKALVSDPEKIKDPVEFVQRLLNEKDKYDEIISISFSNDKAFQNALNSSFENFINLNNRSPEFISLFVDDKLRKGVKGANEEDVETVLDKVMMLFRYLQEKDVFEKYYKQHLAKRLLSGKTTSDEAERSMLVKLKTECGYQFTSKLEGMFNDLKTSHDTMQSFYANLSGDTDSPTISVQILTTGSWPTQPCTPCKLPPEIVDISEKFRAFYLGTHNGRRLTWQTNMGNADIKATFGGRRHELNVSTYQMCVLMLFNSADGLTYGDIEQATGIPHADLKRCLQSLACVKGKNVLRKEPMSKDISEDDTFYYNDKFTSKLVKVKIGTVVAQKETEPEKLETRQRVEEDRKPQIEAAIVRIMKSRRVLDHNSIITEVTKQLQSRFLPNPVVIKKRIESLIEREFLERDKVDRKMYRYLA, translated from the exons atgaacTCGCAGAAGAAGCGCAGCCCCAAGATCGAGCCCTTCCGGCACCGCGTGGATGCGGACCCAAAGTCCTTCGACAAATCGTGGAAGAAGCTCGAGGACGCCATCCGCGAGATTTACAACCACAACGCCAGCGGCCTCTCCTTCGAGGAGCTGTACAG GACTGCTTATAACTTGGTTCTTCACAAGCATGGTCTGAAGCTATATGATAAACTCACAGAGAATTTAAAAGGACACCTGAAAGAAATGTGCAGATCAATAGAGGATGCCCAAGGTAGTTTGTTTCTGGAGGAACTGCAGAGAAGATGGGCTGATCACAATAAGGCACTACAAATGATCAGAGATATACTCATGTATATGGATAGGACATTTATTGCAACTAACAAAAAGACACCTGTCTTTGACCTTGGTCTAGAGTTGTGGAGAGATATCGTTGTCCGCACTCCCAAAATTCATGGGAGGTTGCTTGACACACTCCTTGAACTCATTCATAGAGAGAGGATGGGTGAGATGATAAACAGAGGTCTGATGAGGAGTACCACCAAAATGTTGATGGATCTAGGGTCTTCTGTCTATCATGATGACTTTGAGAAGCCATTCCTTGAGGTATCCGCAAGTTTCTATAGTGGTGAGTCACAACAGTTCATTGAGTGCTGTGATTGTGGCGAATATCTCAAGAAAGCTGAGAGACGGCTTGCTGAAGAGTTGGAGCGTGTTTCTCAGTATATGGATGCCAAAACCGCAGACAAAATAACTAGTGTTGTGGACACTGAGATGCTTGCAAATCACATGCAGCGGTTGATTCTTATGGAGAATTCTGGTCTTGTGAATATGCTTGTTGATGACAAACATGAAGACCTTAGCAGGATGTACAACTTGTTTAAACGTGTTCCTGATGGGCATTCAACAATTAGATCTGTGATGGCCTCTCATGTTAAGGAAAGTGGAAAGGCATTGGTATCTGACCCAGAGAAGATAAAGGACCCTGTTGAGTTTGTCCAGCGTCTTCTAAATGAGAAAGACAAGTATGATGAGATCATAAGTATTTCATTCAGCAATGACAAGGCTTTCCAAAATGCTCTGAATTCCTCCTTCGAGAATTTCATCAACTTGAACAACCGATCTCCTGAATTCATTTCGCTGTTTGTTGATGACAAGCTCCGGAAAGGGGTGAAAGGGGCCAATGAAGAGGATGTTGAAACTGTCTTGGACAAGGTGATGATGCTCTTCAGATATTTGCAGGAGAAAGATGTTTTTGAGAAATATTACAAGCAACACTTGGCCAAACGTCTTCTATCTGGGAAAACTACTTCTGATGAAGCTGAGAGGAGTATGCTTGTGAAGCTGAAGACGGAATGTGGCTACCAGTttacgtcaaaattggaaggcATGTTCAATGATCTGAAGACATCGCATGATACTATGCAAAGTTTTTATGCTAATCTCTCTGGTGATACTGATAGCCCAACAATATCAGTCCAGATACTCACCACTGGGTCTTGGCCAACACAGCCATGTACCCCCTGCAAACTTCCACCTGAAATTGTTGATATATCTGAGAAATTCCGGGCATTCTACCTTGGCACCCACAATGGCAGGAGATTGACATGGCAAACAAACATGGGGAATGCAGATATCAAAGCAACGTTCGGAGGCCGCAGGCATGAGTTGAATGTCTCGACATATCAGATGTGTGTCCTGATGCTGTTTAATTCAGCAGATGGCTTGACTTACGGTGACATTGAGCAGGCCACAGGTATACCACATGCTGATCTGAAACGCTGCCTCCAGTCTCTTGCTTGTGTTAAGGGTAAGAATGTGCTGCGGAAGGAACCCATGAGCAAGGATATATCTGAAGATGACACTTTCTACTACAATGACAAGTTCACAAGCAAGTTGGTCAAGGTGAAGATTGGCACCGTGGTTGCTCAGAAAGAAACAGAACCAGAGAAGTTGGAAACTCGCCAGAGAGTTGAGGAAGA